One genomic window of Arachis hypogaea cultivar Tifrunner chromosome 8, arahy.Tifrunner.gnm2.J5K5, whole genome shotgun sequence includes the following:
- the LOC112706494 gene encoding uncharacterized protein isoform X14 has product MDQHHSHYVHHHHHSHHDHNNDDNNTNHTRYAPPPPHHNHSHLPPPPPPPPSLPTPPAPPPQAQPLRYRTIRTPPPPPPYAPNNNHPPSHQNQFPQFNSPNYPNRPFQEEHPISNNHNQPFSQSPRIASRILPGDPFPRRNFPRFDTETRWDPNPGRRIAPDCLLPRNYTPVDLDSELRQHREGVSLPPSAYPAEKIRYDPDRSRWRLEYEYEGNPRKDEEFGCGSGNDANYHNYHRRGVGDLPPRHDLPNGGFGRAPPAMSREINIDLKPGGYVRGYSVEFEDKIPRVGRRDGHGEGKRWLNERRGPKELPDSRFELGTGEIGFAKNVDDDFRVGTREEYGWESGRYSGRGNNREFGHELWRPSLKKQVQKKSALLRIQNAKPSYRNREIEQLRNAGYSAESNTNDFRGKEQCGHVGHGMKQEEREGSPVELDISFESNSLVAKAIVTASTSTVVTDTNMNSVSDADLTPSEKRKKVSVSDSDCSGLEAAKVSRDVVTLNSSSCKVNDCSGSVNDLSLQNNVVNPCSQPCTRETDSVKNEVAGGSTKIHSGKSSPRVVKKKKVVKRVVKKVVGNPKSTMSNSRSVNKVHGCVQPDRVIPSSSSVSVPNKVEPCLEQKNITVDKMSMPGHSSYNLSKDRNQLLEDRNGDLTLLSLGPHSRSRECETDEDSDTQKGAARFESGLNIPNSQSCASTGEAKKIDSECLDANNSVHDLRRMPDTNMVPELLNGSTSKINDVGCDIKQLCQNQESQSCENYSNVRCPQNGFVIDVVDDSVLSSADNIGKSDHTNTYNSASSVYGLISGDLKGSKEKLTVTECGLTGESGFGLMVPTIITKYAILEENPDVINPASSSAMSAPSNSGKIKIHSGTDCIQNAIAVTQGSYSGLVNLEDGTAGQCSDITNDAVKDVSPSYAAISSENCGKEEPFSSSNLSVGFGEGDINNMKKRKARTHSKFLHSKMEGISPKPVNSVSHANDWDTASSVKVKDACCSEVLDQSVQSLGSNLESCLNGIITLHGKKELSEAELCVRDNEIDDANYLSLLSKGIKVTTTSELSDAVVVSKSCADFPVSFSDKQAPEKEVALSSMDVLFSAQSLSCSEDSRKLSDNFVGGSCDARYANNETMSSDHFELKNSDFASYSLREDLDIQFPLLDGECKENGTQMQTDILASGYNKGDMKDSLIHQQSIVSHPSDGDLEEDAPEAPSDVCSQGISEAPERGNLNCTSIQDENNCGDISAVEHGSDLPTCTSPIQHTNKIMKSANATGHSNPVERNLMRQSSQVNSKVSNNGPVSYFSENGSKNTLGGAMPKTQKGRSFIISKSNSKTSASSTHLSNPRTWRRSGNNSQGSLPGNKLSPGKFLPKRQILDRKGNFQNTSYIRKGNSLVRQPTTVSFTQISSVNKSPLSLDELSKSTRSGSRIDVSDQLTLKTGVAEVPQQSQRKPSLSIGTLSEENISSPLVEPPSSGCYENASDPRKLIDINDTPNSSKDDSNQYETPDNQSSPLSKLENQVEANDGHISSFSTKRIVYTKPKTNQLVATSNSRDEKSQTAFSEGYYKRCKNQLVRNMNQTVAVPKATLDSDGQGSCKVLCNRKLSKRQLHKVAGRSFKSLRASLVWTLCGKKSPKNGHNSWHSQRVLPQLFPWKRPTYLRSVIHNSASCSNSTFLSAVRKMDTVYTRSTRGFSLWKSKVLSVGGSSLKWSKSIEKNSKQANEEATLAVAAVERKKREQKGAACVGSHANNDESLSSATADSGLVVKRAYIPRRLVIGNDEYVRIGNGNQLIRDPKKRTRKLANEKVRWSLHTARQRLARKQKYCQFFTRFGKCNKEGGKCPYVHDPSKIAVCTKFLNGLCSTPSCKLTHKVIPERMPDCSYFLQGLCTNRNCPYRHVNVNPKASVCEGFLKGYCADGNECRKKHSCICPTFQATGTCTKGTRCKLHHPEKQKGKKRKRSGDQSNSNSRGRYFASVPINVSEAGIVVIPGQRDLSDDLEGELTDYISLQDDYTKTVGQSLALTLCDSDSLSLQLEDYEVNIKPTLLMKTKGTPRSSWSSVLQS; this is encoded by the exons ATGGACCAACACCACTCCCACTAcgtccaccaccaccaccacagccaCCATGATCACAACAACGACGACAACAACACCAACCACACTAGGTACGCCCCTCCCCCTCCTCATCACAACCACAGCCACCTCCCTCCGCCGCCCCCTCCGCCCCCGTCCCTCCCCACTCCGCCAGCCCCTCCTCCCCAAGCACAACCCCTCCGCTATCGCACCATCCGCACACCTCCTCCTCCGCCTCCTTATGCCCCCAATAACAACCACCCGCCATCCCATCAAAACCAATTCCCCCAATTCAATTCCCCTAACTACCCTAATCGTCCCTTCCAAGAAGAACACCCAATCTCCAACAACCACAATCAGCCATTTTCCCAATCCCCCAGGATTGCCAGCCGAATCCTCCCGGGCGATCCTTTCCCCCGCCGCAATTTTCCTCGTTTCGACACTGAAACACGCTGGGACCCTAACCCTGGCCGTAGGATCGCTCCCGACTGTCTCCTTCCGAGGAATTATACCCCCGTTGATCTTGACAGTGAATTGCGCCAACACCGTGAAGGGGTCTCGCTGCCGCCCTCGGCATATCCGGCCGAAAAGATTCGATACGATCCCGATcgctccaggtggagacttgaGTATGAGTATGAGGGTAACCCTAGGAAGGATGAGGAGTTTGGTTGCGGCAGCGGTAATGATGCTAATTACCACAATTACCACCGCCGCGGCGTTGGGGATTTGCCACCCAGACACGACTTGCCCAACGGAGGCTTCGGCAGGGCGCCACCGGCGATGTCAAGGGAGATTAATATTGATTTGAAACCCGGGGGGTATGTTCGCGGGTATAGTGTGGAATTCGAGGATAAGATTCCCAGGGTTGGAAGAAGAGATGGGCATGGCGAAGGCAAGAGGTGGTTGAATGAGAGGAGGGGACCTAAGGAGTTGCCTGATTCACGGTTCGAATTGGGGACCGGCGAGATTGGTTTTGCTAAgaatgttgatgatgattttcGCGTTGGGACGCGTGAGGAATATGGATGGGAATCGGGTAGATATAGTGGCAGAGGGAACAACAGGGAGTTTGGTCATGAATTATGGCGACCTTCTCTAAAGAAACAGGTTCAAAAGAAGAGTGCTCTTCTTAGGATCCAGAATGCAAAACCAAGTTATAGGAATCGTGAGATTGAACAATTACGGAATGCTGGTTATTCTGCTGAGTCTAACACTAATGATTTCAGGGGCAAGGAGCAGTGTGGGCATGTAGGTCATGGGATGAAacaagaagaaagggaaggaAGTCCTGTGGAACTTGATATCTCTTTTGAATCAAATTCCCTGGTTGCGAAGGCTATTGTGACCGCTTCGACTTCGACTGTTGTTACTGATACAAATATGAATTCTGTCTCTGATGCTGATTTAACTCCCtcagaaaagagaaaaaaggttTCAGTATCCGATAGTGATTGTTCTGGTTTGGAAGCTGCAAAAGTATCTAGGGATGTTGTAACTTTGAATAGCTCATCATGCAAAGTGAATGACTGCTCTGGATCTGTGAATGATTTAAGCTTACAGAATAATGTTGTTAATCCTTGTTCTCAACCTTGCACCCGTGAGACTGATAGTGTGAAAAATGAGGTTGCAGGTGGAAGTACCAAAATTCACTCTGGTAAGTCCTCCCCAAGGGTTGTCAAGAAGAAAAAAGTTGTCAAGAGAGTAGTGAAGAAAGTTGTTGGAAATCCAAAATCTACAATGTCAAATTCACGATCAGTGAATAAGGTTCATGGATGTGTGCAACCTGATCGAGTCATACCTAGTTCTTCATCTGTCTCTGTTCCCAACAAAGTTGAACCTTGTCTGGAGCAGAAAAACATCACTGTAGACAAGATGTCAATGCCTGGCCATAGTTCATACAATTTATCAAAGGATCGGAATCAATTGCTTGAAGATAGAAATGGAGATCTAACCCTGCTGAGTTTGGGGCCACATTCCAGGTCACGAGAATGTGAAACTGATGAAGATTCAGATACTCAGAAAGGAGCCGCCAGGTTTGAAAGTGGCCTTAACATTCCAAATTCTCAATCTTGTGCTTCTACTGGTGAAGCTAAAAAGATTGATTCTGAGTGTTTAGATGCAAATAATTCTGTCCATGACTTGCGTAGAATGCCAGATACTAACATGGTTCCTGAATTATTAAATGGAAGTACTTCCAAAATCAATGATGTGGGTTGTGATATTAAACAGCTATGTCAGAATCAAGAGTCTCAATCATGTGAGAATTATTCAAATGTAAGATGTCCACAGAATGGGTTTGTTATAGATGTAGTAGATGACAGCGTTCTTAGTTCAGCTGACAATATTGGTAAGTCAGATCACACTAATACATATAACTCTGCTAGTAGCGTTTATGGCCTAATTTCTGGTGATCTTAAAGGATCTAAAGAGAAGCTTACAGTTACTGAATGTGGTCTTACTGGTGAATCTGGTTTTGGACTTATGGTCCCTACTATTATCACCAAGTATGCTATTTTGGAAGAAAATCCAGACGTGATCAACCCTGCATCAAGCAGCGCAATGTCTGCCCCTTCAAATTCAGGAAAAATTAAGATTCACTCTGGTACAGATTGCATACAAAATGCTATTGCTGTGACACAGGGTTCTTATAGTGGACTGGTCAATTTAGAAGATGGTACCGCTGGTCAGTGTTCTGACATCACTAATGATGCTGTGAAGGATGTTTCCCCCAGTTACGCTGCCATATCTTCTGAGAATTGTGGCAAGGAAGAGCCATTTTCAAGTTCTAATCTTTCTGTTGGATTTGGTGAAGGGGATATAAACaatatgaaaaagagaaaagcTAGGACTCATTCAAAGTTTTTGCACTCAAAGATGGAGGGAATTTCTCCAAAACCTGTAAATTCAGTTAGCCATGCAAATGATTGGGATACTGCCTCAAGTGTGAAGGTGAAGGATGCATGTTGTTCAGAAGTTTTGGATCAATCTGTTCAAAGCTTAGGTTCTAACCTGGAATCGTGCTTGAATGGGATCATTACTTTACATGGGAAAAAGGAGCTTTCAGAGGCTGAGCTTTGTGTTAGAGATAATGAGATTGATGATGCAAATTATCTTTCACTATTATCTAAAGGGATCAAAGTCACGACTACCTCTGAGTTGAGTGATGCAGTTGTGGTATCCAAATCTTGTGCGGATTTTCCTGTTTCTTTCAGTGATAAACAAGCACCCGAAAAAGAAGTTGCATTGTCAAGCATGGATGTTCTGTTTAGTGCACAATCATTGTCATGTTCAGAGGATAGTAGGAAATTGTCTGACAATTTTGTTGGAGGTTCTTGTGACGCTAGATATGCAAATAATGAAACCATGAGTTCTGACCATTTTGAATTAAAGAACTCAGATTTTGCATCTTATTCACTTCGTGAGGACTTGGACATTCAGTTCCCATTGTTGGATGGTGAATGCAAAGAAAATGGCACTCAAATGCAAACTGACATTTTGGCGTCTGGATATAATAAGGGAGATATGAAGGACAGTTTAATTCATCAACAGAGCATTGTGTCCCATCCTTCCGATGGTGATTTGGAGGAGGATGCACCTGAAGCACCATCAGATGTGTGTTCTCAAGGGATATCGGAAGCACCTGAGAGAGGGAATTTAAATTGTACATCAATCCAAGATGAAAACAATTGTGGGGATATATCTGCAGTTGAACATGGTTCTGATTTGCCTACTTGTACTTCACCAATACAGCATACTAATAAGATTATGAAGTCAGCTAATGCAACTGGGCATAGTAACCCAGTTGAGAGGAATCTAATGCGACAATCATCCCAAGTCAACTCCAAGGTTTCAAATAATGGTCCAGTTTCTTATTTTTCAGAAAATGGGAGCAAAAATACCCTTGGAGGTGCCATGCCAAAAACTCAAAAGGGTCGTTCGTTCATCATTTCAAAGTCAAATTCAAAGACATCTGCCTCTTCAACCCATCTCTCAAATCCTCGAACTTGGCGACGTTCTGGTAATAATTCTCAAGGTTCTTTACCTGGAAACAAGCTTTCGCCAGGAAAATTTCTTCCCAAAAGGCAAATTCTAGATAGGAAAGGAAACTTTCAGAATACCTCTTACATTCGTAAAGGTAACAGTCTTGTAAGACAGCCTACTACAGTTTCTTTTACTCAGATCTCTTCTGTAAATAAGTCACCTTTGAGCTTAGATGAATTATCAAAGAGTACCAGATCTGGGAGCAGGATTGATGTGTCAGATCAACTGACCTTGAAAACAGGAGTAGCAGAGGTCCCTCAGCAGAGTCAGAGAAAACCTTCACTATCCATTGGCACATTATCAGAGGAAAATATATCTTCCCCATTGGTAGAACCTCCTTCCAGTGGTTGCTATGAAAATGCATCAGATCCTAGAAAACTGATAGATATCAATGATACACCAAACTCTTCCAAAGATGATTCAAATCAGTACGAAACTCCTGATAATCAAAGTAGTCCACTGAGTAAGCTGGAGAACCAAGTTGAAGCAAATGATGGACACATTTCTTCTTTCAGCACCAAGAGAATTGTATATACAAAGCCCAAAACAAATCAGTTGGTAGCGACTTCAAATTCTCGTGATGAGAAGTCCCAAACAGCCTTCTCTGAAGGCTACTACAAGAGGTGCAAAAATCAGTTAGTTAGGAATATGAACCAGACTGTTGCAGTGCCGAAAGCCACTCTAGATTCTGATGGTCAGGGGTCTTGTAAGGTGCTTTGCAACAGAAAGCTTAGTAAGAGGCAGTTACATAAAG TTGCTGGGAGATCATTCAAATCTTTAAGAGCCTCATTAGTCTGGACATTATGTGGCAAAAAGTCACCTAAAAATGGCCATAATTCATGGCATTCTCAAAGGGTTTTGCCTCAGTTATTTCCATGGAAAAGACCAACATATTTAAGAAGCGTCATTCATAATTCTGCTTCATGTTCCAATAGTACCTTCTTATCAGCAGTTAG AAAGATGGATACTGTTTACACTAGGTCAACCCGTGGGTTTTCTCTTTGGAAATCCAAGGTATTAAGTGTTGGTGGGTCTAGTTTAAAATGGTCCAAATCCATTGAGAAGAACTCAAAGCAAGCTAATGAG GAGGCCACACTTGCTGTTGCTGCAGTAGAGAGGAAAAAGAGAGAGCAAAAAGGTGCAGCTTGCGTTGGTTCCCATGCAAATA ATGATGAATCCCTGTCGTCTGCCACTGCTGATTCGGGCTTGGTTGTGAAAAGAGCTTACATTCCTAGGAGATTGGTGATTGGAAATGATGA ATATGTCCGAATTGGAAATGGTAATCAGCTTATCAGAGACCCAAAAAAACGAACTCGAAAATTGGCAAATGAAAAAGTTAGATGGAGCTTGCATACTGCCAGGCAACGGTTGGCTCGAAAGCAGAAGTATTGTCAGTTTTTTACAAGATTTGGGAAATGTAACAAGGAGGGTGGGAAATGCCCTTATGTTCATGATCCCTCAAAAATTGCTGTCTGTACTAAGTTCCTGAATGGTTTATGTTCTACTCCCAGCTGCAAATTGACTCATAAG GTTATACCAGAGAGAATGCCAGATTGTTCTTATTTTCTGCAAG GCTTATGCACAAACCGAAATTGCCCATATAGACATGTCAATGTGAACCCTAAGGCTTCTGTTTGTGAAGGATTTCTCAAGGGTTATTGTGCTGATGGGAATGAG TGTAGGAAGAAGCACAGTTGTATCTGTCCTACTTTTCAAGCAACGGGCACCTGTACGAAAGGAACCAGATGCAAGCTTCATCATCCCGAAAAacaaaagggaaagaaaaggaagagatcTGGAGATCAGAGTAATAGTAACAGCAGAGGGCGTTACTTTGCTTCTGTTCCGATTAATGTTTCTGAAGCTGGAATCGTAGTTATTCCAGGGCAACGTGATCTGAGTGATGATCTTGAAGGAGAACTTACTGACTACATCAGCCTTCAGGATGACTATACAAAAACTGTTGGTCAATCATTAGCGCTAACATTGTGCGACAGCGATTCCTTGAGCTTGCAGTTGGAAGATTATGAAGTAAATATCAAACCAACTCTTTTAATGAAAACAAAAGGCACGCCGCGATCTTCTTGGTCCAGTGTCCTGCAAAGTTAG